From Arachis stenosperma cultivar V10309 chromosome 2, arast.V10309.gnm1.PFL2, whole genome shotgun sequence, one genomic window encodes:
- the LOC130963391 gene encoding uncharacterized protein LOC130963391 has protein sequence MSSSETVKQYFTRVTDLVNKMRVYGEDIPDSKVEEKILRTMPMKYDHVVTTILESHDMNTMTIAELQGTMESHISRILEKSEKSTEEALKSRVNLNNVAASSHTKEGRGRGFNFQSRGRGSFRGRGRGNYNQGSYNNFTPPNQERGGTNFRPVNRGRGRGNFYQERTNFNCFHCGKYGHKAADCRFKMVNNNQAHVAENQHQNTDDNLGTQTLFFTSNSCAEDENIWYLDNACSNHMSGRKELFSSLDDSVKLLLKFGNSTKIPIEGKGNIPIRLKLKMVL, from the coding sequence ATGTCTAGTTCAGAAACTGTTAAGCAATATTTTACTCGTGTTACAGACCTTGTCAATAAGATGAGAGTCTATGGAGAAGATATACCCGATAGCAAAGTGGAGGAGAAAATTCTTCGCACCATGCCGATGAAGTATGACCATGTGGTGACTACAATACTAGAGTCCCACGATATGAATACCATGACGATTGCAGAGTTGCAAGGAACCATGGAAAGCCACATCAGTAGAATACTAGAAAAATCAGAAAAGTCAACCGAGGAAGCCTTGAAAAGTCGAGTGAATTTAAACAATGTTGCAGCATCAAGTCATACAAAAGAAGGACGAGGTCGTGGTTTTAATTTTCAAAGTAGAGGCAGAGGAAGTTTCAGAGGTAGAGGTCGTGGCAATTACAACCAAGGAAGTTACAATAATTTTACACCACCTAATCAAGAAAGAGGTGGAACGAATTTCAGGCCTGTCAACCGAGGAAGAGGTCGAGGCAATTTTTATCAAGAAAGAACCAATTTCAATTGCTTTCATTGTGGAAAGTATGGACACAAAGCAGCAGATTGTAGATTCAAAATGGTAAATAATAATCAAGCACACGTTGCAGAAAATCAGCATCAAAATACTGATGACAATCTGGGTACTCagactttattttttacaagTAATTCATGTGCTGAAGATGAAAATATATGGTACTTGGATAATGCTTGCAGTAATCATATGTCTGGTAGAAAGGAGTTATTTTCTTCATTAGATGATTCAGTTAAACTATTATTGAAGTTTGGTAATAGTACAAAGATCCCTATTGAAGGAAAAGGGAACATACCAATTAGATTGAAATTAAAGATGGTTCTCTGA